Proteins encoded by one window of Thermodesulfobacteriota bacterium:
- a CDS encoding DUF6364 family protein, translating into MMPNITLSVEKEVIKKVRKIAIDKDTTLTAMVRDFLRSVADRDMQEKERSVQKLLETFMRCSRDMGKRTWKREELYDRQ; encoded by the coding sequence ATGATGCCAAATATTACGCTGAGTGTAGAAAAAGAGGTGATTAAAAAGGTGCGTAAAATTGCCATTGACAAAGATACAACTCTAACTGCCATGGTCAGGGACTTTCTCAGGTCGGTTGCCGACCGTGATATGCAGGAAAAAGAAAGGTCTGTCCAAAAGCTGTTGGAAACTTTTATGCGTTGCAGCAGAGATATGGGTAAGCGTACTTGGAAAAGAGAGGAACTTTATGACCGGCAGTGA
- the rsmI gene encoding 16S rRNA (cytidine(1402)-2'-O)-methyltransferase, producing MPLNSPTDDYPDKKKGGKLFIVATPIGNKDDITVRAINVLGEVDLIAAEDTRETGKLLADHNIKNKLLSYHEHNATRRTPALIGKLEKGLSIALLSDAGTPSVSDPGYRLIKEAVAKNIRVIPIPGVSAATAALSASGLATDSFIFIGFAAKKKQKRQKQLQELADENRTMVFYESPRRVISFLDEIIETMGDRYAVLAREMTKRYEEFIRGHLSEIKKKLKKRPSIKGEITLLVSASDSTTDVSMDAVRDDIVNCLKGEEIRLSEVVKKVSKKHHVAKNLIYHEALKIKGR from the coding sequence ATGCCTTTGAACTCGCCTACGGATGATTACCCGGACAAAAAAAAGGGAGGGAAGCTTTTTATTGTCGCCACTCCCATTGGTAATAAAGATGATATTACCGTAAGAGCGATTAATGTTCTTGGAGAAGTGGACCTGATTGCTGCCGAAGACACCCGGGAAACAGGTAAACTGCTGGCTGATCATAACATCAAGAACAAGCTTCTTTCCTACCACGAACACAATGCAACCAGGCGAACACCCGCACTGATTGGTAAACTGGAAAAAGGTCTATCCATTGCTCTGTTATCGGATGCCGGAACGCCATCCGTGTCTGACCCGGGTTACCGGTTGATAAAGGAGGCCGTTGCAAAAAACATTCGGGTCATCCCGATACCGGGCGTATCAGCCGCTACTGCTGCTCTGAGTGCTTCAGGTCTGGCCACCGATTCTTTTATTTTCATCGGGTTTGCGGCCAAAAAAAAACAAAAACGACAAAAACAGCTTCAGGAACTTGCCGATGAAAATAGAACCATGGTATTTTATGAATCCCCCCGCAGGGTTATATCCTTTTTGGATGAAATCATTGAAACAATGGGGGACCGCTATGCGGTTTTGGCACGTGAAATGACCAAACGCTACGAAGAATTTATTCGGGGCCATCTATCTGAAATCAAAAAAAAATTAAAAAAACGACCCTCAATAAAAGGCGAAATTACCCTGCTGGTTTCTGCAAGTGATTCAACGACAGATGTATCCATGGATGCGGTCAGGGATGATATTGTTAACTGTCTGAAGGGAGAAGAAATACGGTTGTCCGAGGTGGTTAAAAAAGTATCCAAAAAGCATCATGTTGCCAAAAATCTCATTTACCACGAGGCGTTGAAGATAAAAGGCAGATGA
- a CDS encoding PIN domain-containing protein encodes MTGSDFFDTNILVYAYDSHEPDKQKKAQDMLKQGIINGNAVISTQVLGEFFTVVTRRIPQPISVFDASEIINNVSVMNVQEIDLLIVKRAIETLDTYKISYWDSLIVAAAEGAGCERIMTEDLNHEQLYYGIIATNPFS; translated from the coding sequence ATGACCGGCAGTGATTTTTTTGATACAAATATTCTTGTATATGCTTATGATAGTCATGAGCCTGATAAACAGAAAAAAGCGCAGGATATGCTCAAGCAGGGAATAATAAATGGGAATGCTGTGATATCCACACAAGTTCTGGGTGAATTTTTTACTGTTGTTACCAGAAGAATTCCGCAACCGATATCAGTTTTTGATGCCAGCGAAATAATAAACAATGTGTCTGTGATGAATGTACAAGAGATTGATTTGCTAATCGTAAAACGGGCCATAGAGACACTGGATACTTATAAAATATCGTACTGGGATTCTCTGATTGTGGCTGCCGCTGAAGGGGCCGGATGTGAAAGAATAATGACCGAAGATCTCAACCACGAACAACTCTATTATGGAATAATCGCAACAAATCCGTTTAGTTAA
- a CDS encoding YraN family protein has product MPNRRQQFGKKSESLAVSYLKKQGYKIIEQNFRTKLGEIDIIAKEKGAIAFIEVKSRKSNKFGNPKWAITPQKQRKISMVALQYLKTTMQSHAKARFDVVSIVSSHEHPSIEIIKNAFELAYG; this is encoded by the coding sequence ATGCCAAATCGCCGGCAACAATTTGGGAAAAAAAGTGAATCGCTTGCGGTGAGCTATCTTAAAAAGCAGGGATATAAAATCATAGAGCAAAATTTTCGTACCAAGCTGGGAGAGATCGATATTATTGCCAAAGAAAAAGGCGCCATCGCCTTTATTGAGGTTAAATCCAGAAAATCGAATAAGTTCGGAAATCCCAAATGGGCAATCACCCCACAAAAACAAAGAAAGATATCCATGGTGGCTCTCCAGTACCTGAAAACAACCATGCAAAGTCATGCCAAAGCCCGGTTCGATGTGGTATCCATTGTATCTTCTCATGAACACCCGAGTATTGAAATAATAAAAAATGCCTTTGAACTCGCCTACGGATGA
- a CDS encoding ribonuclease HII has protein sequence MESDVKSFEEKALEKGYRAVAGVDEAGRGPLAGPVVSAAVVLPVIFPVSGVTDSKKVAAKKREALYEKIYRHAVSIGIGIVDPVEIDRINILKASLLSMSISVKNLSPQPDWLLIDGTFQIPADMPQEAIPKGDALSISIAAASIVAKVTRDRLMVRYHEDYPQFGFAKHKGYPTTAHKEAIRKYGLCPIHRQTFRGVKEYL, from the coding sequence ATGGAATCGGATGTGAAGTCTTTTGAAGAGAAAGCTTTGGAAAAAGGCTATCGGGCAGTTGCAGGCGTAGATGAAGCCGGCAGAGGTCCTCTGGCTGGCCCTGTCGTTTCTGCGGCCGTTGTTCTTCCGGTTATCTTTCCGGTTTCAGGGGTGACCGATTCCAAGAAAGTGGCAGCGAAAAAACGTGAAGCGCTTTATGAGAAGATTTACCGGCATGCGGTTTCCATCGGCATTGGGATTGTTGACCCGGTGGAAATAGATCGCATAAACATTCTAAAAGCCTCTCTCCTCTCCATGTCCATATCGGTAAAAAACCTGAGCCCCCAGCCTGACTGGCTCCTCATAGACGGCACATTTCAGATTCCGGCAGACATGCCGCAGGAAGCGATACCCAAAGGTGATGCATTGAGCATTTCAATTGCGGCCGCATCTATCGTTGCCAAAGTGACGCGAGATCGATTGATGGTAAGATATCATGAGGATTATCCGCAGTTTGGATTTGCCAAGCATAAGGGATATCCAACCACGGCTCACAAAGAAGCCATCCGAAAATATGGCTTGTGCCCCATTCACCGCCAGACCTTTCGTGGAGTTAAAGAATATTTATGA